The DNA segment CGAAAGGTTGCATAGAACGAGTTCCCTCCAGTAGATCGATCTACCATCCTACGGCAAGTTTGGGTGTGTTCGCTTCGTACACCTTGTAGGAGTAAGTGCGACATGAAGAGGCGTTGCCGCGAACTCATCTGTGTTACCTGCCGGAGGTACTGACCCTGCTGGCAGACCCCCGACAGAAGGCGGTTGGCATCTTGACGAGGAGAAGATGGCGAGCTTTGCCTGGTGGTGATCGGTAGAGACGGCATAGCAAGTGAGGGCCGAGCAGGCTGCGGGGACGGTCGACCGCTGGGGTCGAATCCACCTGGGAACACGCGAGCGTTTGTGTACCACATGGCCATAGGGGACACGGAGCTCGTGGCCGGTCCCTCGTCTGTTGCGATTCGTCGCTTGTCAGGTGTCGATCATGAGGAATGGCGAGTCGGTACTCGGCCCATCGAGATAAGATGAGGTCCTAGTGTGCGAGTGGATGAAGGAGACGGTATGCCGATACGAGAAGCACAAACAACCTGGCGTGGATCACTGGAGCAGGGGGCGGGCACAGTGGCACTCACGAGCTCGGGCGTCGGTTCTTACGAGGTCTCCTTCCCGAAGCGGGCTGCTGATCATGCTGAAGGCACGACAAGCCCAGAGGAACTGATCGCTGCTGCGCACACTTCGTGTTTTGCAATGCAGTTCTCCGCCCTACTCGGGGAAGCTGGAGGGGAGGAGATTCATCTAACGATTGGTGCGAAGGTCCATCTCGGTCCTGACCCAGAGGGTGGATTTCGCATTCCCCGTATTGACCTTGTGGTGGGTGGAGCAGCCCGTGGTATCGATGAGAGCGAGTTCCGTAGAATCGCCGAGGATGCCAAGCGCACCTGCCCCGTTAGCAAGGCCTTAGCTGGCACCCAGATCGACTTGACCTTCGAGTAAGCAGCCATCTTTTCGGGGTTAGCATTGTTTGCACACACCTCTCGACTAGGCGGCGGTGCTCGATGATTGTGGTCGGTGGAGTCGCGGTGACCCATTACTAACGAGGGTCGCCATCAGGCCATCGGTAGGGTCAGAGCAACGACACAGCCAGAGCAACGACACGGCCAGAGCAACGACACGGCCAGAGCAACGACACAGCTAGAGGCTGCACGTCACCTCGCCGCGAGAGGGTCCTTGACTACGGCGCCCAGTCGGGGTGCCCAGGTGCAGAAGCGGTACGACTTTTGGTCCCAAGGTCTGCCCTTTGAGGTGCGAAGTATGCGACGGCGCATGGCCAAGACAAGGTCAGGGTCAGGGTCAGCGATGCTGATTATCTTCCGTGACTCCATCGGGCGCCGGGTCTCCGTTGATCTTCAGGAACTGCAATCGATGAGGAGTGGTAGGACCGAGCATGACCTCCACGCTGAGTGTCCCGTTTTGACACCGCAAGTTCCAGTGCCCACGGAGCGATCCCGTTGGGATGAGTGGGTCAGTGGCGATGAGTTGTCCGTAGGTTTGGCGCAGTGACGGCAAGTCTGGCGGGCGTCGCTCATCATCTCGATCGAGCGAATAGGTGGGGAGGGCTGCTTCCTGGAGTAAGGACTGTCGTTCGGGATCTAGGTAGGCATCATTGACTGCTTCGTAGACCTGTTGAAGTTCTAGAGATGGCTGTCGTGTTGGCGCCGTCACGAAACCCTCCTCGACGAGCAGGGTCAGAGCTCTTCGAACGACGTCGGTCAAAGGAGTGTAGGTCCTGTTCGCCAGCGCAATGATACCGATTCCATACTCCGGGAGCCACTCCATGCGAGAGCCATAACCGGGTAGTCCTCCACTGTGACCAACGACTCGACCAAGCAGTCGATGGTGTGTGATCATCAGTCCGTAGCCGTAACCTTGGGCGATCAGATCGGGGCCTGTCAGGCGAGGCTGTGCCATGACACGGTGGATATCGGCCATTTCGCGAAGGGTGGAGCTCTTCACCGATGCACCCAACTGCTGGGGTGTTGCCCAGGCGTTGAGGTGGAGAGCGACCCACCTTGCGAGATCTTCAATCGTCGACCCAAGGCCCCCCATGGCGCCAAAGGCTCCGTCGCCCAAGAGCGGTTCGACCTGCCACTGCCCGTCACAGAGGCTGTGACCTGAGACGACTCGAGTCGGGTCGGATGCCAGCAGGTCCCAGGTCGTTGCGACCATGTTGAGTGGGTCGAAGATCGCCTCAGTGGCGACCGCAGAGAGAGGCACCCCGGCTGCTCGTTCGATGATCATTCCGACGATGGCGTAGCCGAGGTTAGAGTACTCAAAGGCTGTTGCAGACACAAGGTCAAGGCCAATCCCATTGGACAACACCTCAAGGAAGGCCTCTTGACTCAGTGCTAACTGACGATCAGCCCACGGATCATCCTCCACCAGCCCTGACGACATGGAGAGGAGATCACCGATGGTGATCGGTGCGTGAGCATCAGATGATGCTGTTTGGAGGTTGAGTTCAGGGAGCCAGTGCATGACGTGGTCAGCGAGATTGATCTTCCCTAGGTCCCGAAGATGGAGGGCACACAGTGCCGTAAAACTCTTGGTCATGGAGGCGATGCGAAAGATATCGGAGTGGGTAGGTGCGAGCTGACTTACGACGTTCTTGACTCCATGGGCACCGTGGTGAATGAGCCCGCTGCGATCCACGATTCCCCAAGCCAAGCCGGGCACTTTGTATTCTTCGAAGAAGCTGAGGAACAAGTGATCGATGGAGAGGAAGCTCGAGGAGAGTATGGGGCCAACGGTTGATGCGGCGAGGTCTTCGGCGGCGTCTGCGGGTCGAGGATGTTGGAACTCTGACATAGCAGCACCCTAGAGGCCCGAGTGCAAAGATACCTTCATGGAATCGAAGGAGTATGTCGTTAGGGGAGGTCGTTGGCCTCAGCCAAAGAGCGAATCCTGGGTTGGTGGGGGGTTGCGAGAGTGTTGTACCACTGCGATGATGGCTTCGCCATAGCGGGCGACGCGAGTGGTGCCCATCCCCTTGATGCGTAGGAGTGAGATACTGTCTTGCGGTGTCCTCGTCGCGATGTCAGCGAGTGTCATGTCGGGGGCGATCACATACGCTGGCACTCCTTCAGCCCTGGCTTGCTCGCGACGCCATGCTTTGAGTAGGGCGAAGAGATTCAGATCGAGTGGGGTGGCGTCGACGGTCGAAACCGCCTCGTCGGTGTCGACCTCCTCAACGAGGATGTCGTCCGTCTCCTCTGCGAGGCGATCAGAGCGTCGGCGGAGTTCGCGATCGAAATCGTAGATCTCAGGATGCAGTTGGAGAGCCATCGTGTTAAGACCCTTGAGGTAGAGGCCACTAAGCCTTCGGAGCCGTGAAAGAGCGACGTAACCCATCCCTGGAGTAAAAGATCGGGAGAGATCGATCTCTGCTGCATCGAGACTCATGCCTTGGCTCTTATGAATCGTGATCGCCCATGCGAGACGCAGTGGCAACTGCCGGACCTCAGCCTTGGTACTTCCATCCTCCTCGAGCACCCATGCATGCGGTTCGACACTCATGCGACGTGAAGTAGCAGCGAGCTCGACGATTGGCCACGGACCGGAGAGATCAACTACTCGAGCGAGCGAGCCATTGGCGTAGCGGAGATTCTGATCGTTCGCGACAAACATGACCTCTGCACCTACCTTCAGGGCTAACTCATCTGGGGCAAGCACGCCACGGCGCATTGGCTCGACGAGCGCTGGTGGGCCACGGAGCTCCATCGTATAGGTATGTACCTCTCCGCCAATACGAGCGAGTCGTTGGGCATTCATGGCGTCGACATCGACGTTGTGGGAGTAGAGGTGCGTCGGCTCATGATCGTCACTCGGGAGTATGCCGATGCGGGAGTTGAGGATAG comes from the Ferrimicrobium sp. genome and includes:
- a CDS encoding OsmC family peroxiredoxin codes for the protein MPIREAQTTWRGSLEQGAGTVALTSSGVGSYEVSFPKRAADHAEGTTSPEELIAAAHTSCFAMQFSALLGEAGGEEIHLTIGAKVHLGPDPEGGFRIPRIDLVVGGAARGIDESEFRRIAEDAKRTCPVSKALAGTQIDLTFE
- a CDS encoding serine hydrolase domain-containing protein, which encodes MSEFQHPRPADAAEDLAASTVGPILSSSFLSIDHLFLSFFEEYKVPGLAWGIVDRSGLIHHGAHGVKNVVSQLAPTHSDIFRIASMTKSFTALCALHLRDLGKINLADHVMHWLPELNLQTASSDAHAPITIGDLLSMSSGLVEDDPWADRQLALSQEAFLEVLSNGIGLDLVSATAFEYSNLGYAIVGMIIERAAGVPLSAVATEAIFDPLNMVATTWDLLASDPTRVVSGHSLCDGQWQVEPLLGDGAFGAMGGLGSTIEDLARWVALHLNAWATPQQLGASVKSSTLREMADIHRVMAQPRLTGPDLIAQGYGYGLMITHHRLLGRVVGHSGGLPGYGSRMEWLPEYGIGIIALANRTYTPLTDVVRRALTLLVEEGFVTAPTRQPSLELQQVYEAVNDAYLDPERQSLLQEAALPTYSLDRDDERRPPDLPSLRQTYGQLIATDPLIPTGSLRGHWNLRCQNGTLSVEVMLGPTTPHRLQFLKINGDPAPDGVTEDNQHR
- a CDS encoding HRDC domain-containing protein; protein product: MRQAQALARLIKGDSVFLTGPPGAGKSYVLRQFVHLARRRGLTIAVTASTGIAATQIGGATIHSWSGIGIRDQLAPNDLANLSSKDRLVRRYLTTDALIIDEISMLSGNFLTMLDQLARTIRGTDAPFGGLQMVLVGDMFQLPPINRDSSEIDFAFQSAAWRDLDPLPCYLTEQHRQSGDELAEVLSAMRDGSLGQAHLAILNSRIGILPSDDHEPTHLYSHNVDVDAMNAQRLARIGGEVHTYTMELRGPPALVEPMRRGVLAPDELALKVGAEVMFVANDQNLRYANGSLARVVDLSGPWPIVELAATSRRMSVEPHAWVLEEDGSTKAEVRQLPLRLAWAITIHKSQGMSLDAAEIDLSRSFTPGMGYVALSRLRRLSGLYLKGLNTMALQLHPEIYDFDRELRRRSDRLAEETDDILVEEVDTDEAVSTVDATPLDLNLFALLKAWRREQARAEGVPAYVIAPDMTLADIATRTPQDSISLLRIKGMGTTRVARYGEAIIAVVQHSRNPPPTQDSLFG